In Methanofastidiosum sp., the sequence GCTAAAAATATTAGACAATGTGAAAATTAGAAATTAGATATTGTTAAGCAATACTAAAAATAAAAAACTATTTTTTTAATGAGATGAAAATAACCTAAAATGGAACTTTTAGATTGTACTTCTTTCTGTTTTCTAGTTTCTTTTTGCTTCTGTTCTTTTTAATCTTTGAAAGTTTTTTTACTATCTCTATATCAACTGGTATCTTGCCTTCTTTCCCAATTTCGAGATATCCTTCTTTGGCCGCAGCTTCAAATGCTTTTTGACCTGTTTTAGTTCGCACTATTACAGTATTCCACCCCTCTGGAGCGCCAATTGATCCAATAGATATGTCGGAGAGTTCTGCAGTAAAGTCTGTACAGATTGAACAGCTTTCTTGTTCATATTCTCTGACTACATCAATAGGTATCTTTTGGATATCTCCTGAAACTGAGTAAATAACATAATTACCTGCACCAATGTCAACTTTATATGTATCTTCAGCCCTTATTTCGCCCAGCTCTTCCATCATCTTTATCATTGCATTGTATCTGAAGTTGTGGGTACAAAATAATCCTAATCTAAGTGAAATTTTTTCAGCTACGCTTCTAAGAGATAACGGGTATATCTCAAGTTTTCTTACTGCTTGATGGACACATGGAAGCCCAACTATAGCTATATTTTTGAGATAGTTTGAAGTTGCGGCATCTTTTAGTATGTTCAATGTTGGGGAAAGATTGTACGTTGTTCCTGTTGTTTCAATGAGCTCATCATAATTTGTTACAAGTGCAGACCTTGCAAGCCAATATTTTTCTTTGTCTTTCCCCCCAGTTAAAATACCGTCAATGATTCTAGAGTCAAGACAATAATGCATCAGTGCTGTTGTAGTTCCACCACTTTGAGCAGTTTTTAATATTTCTGGATTGGTGGCCCTTACTGTATAAACTGACATATATCTCCCAAGATATTCATCGATGGATGTACTTTCATCTTTAAAGACAGTTTCATTTATGTAATCAAGCGGCATGTAGCTTCTTGGACATTGAAATCTGCATTCTCCGCATTTCACGCATATCTCGTCCCTTAATACTGGTTTTCCTTCTATGTCGGATAATGCCAATGTAGGGCATACTGCCGTGCAAAGACCACATGAAATACAAAGAGCTCTTTGGGTTATGTACCTAATATTAATCTCTGAATTCTCTTCAATGTTAGTAAAAACTTGGAGATATTTCTCATCGTTTCGCAAAAACGCATCGTAAAATTTTTCTATAATTTCGGCGCTAGGAGGACATCCAGGTATGGCGTAATCCACTTTTACCAATTCACTAATTGGTAAAAATGCATCTGTTTCTGGCGTAGGCATTTGATTTCCGGCTGAGTGCATTAGTATTCCTGTCGTTACAGCACATGCGCCTAGTGCCGCAACTTTTTTTGATCTTTGCCTTATTTCTGTTACAAGTTTCATATTGCCTTTTTCAATGATTCCTACTGCGCCTTCAAATACGGCCAAATCTAATTCGTCAGGTATTTCTCGAGCGTCCATTACTAATGGGTAGTATTTTACATCATAATCATTGAGAAATTCAGTTATCTTTCCAGTATCTAGATGAGACAACAGACAGCCAGAACATGATGCTAATTGGAATACACCGATCTTTGGCTTCACTGTGACCCCCCCATAAAACTTATAATAATATTTTGAACTTTGCCAATAGCATTTCGAACTTCTTCATTCATCTCGATACCCATGCTGTTTGGATCTACTTTGCCCTGAACTAATACTAATTTAACATTAGATGAAAATCTATTTATTTCATGCGAAACATTCATACTATGTGAAGATTTTATGAAATCTTGAGAAGCTATTTCTTTCCCATCTAAAATTAATATGTCTCCTAGTTTTCCGTTAAAATTCCCAGAGTCTATTATATAAAGATTTTTTATTTTATGTTTTGAAGAGTTGATTAGATTTAGAAAAGGCGATATTCCAGAACCACAATCTATTACTACAAGATTGGTAAATCTATTCTCAATTTTCTCATCTTTGAGTTTTCTTATAAATTCTGGACCAAATCCGTCGTCGCCAAAAAGAGGATTACCGCAACCCAATATTAGAGTCTCCTTGCCTAAGTATTCCATTATAAATACCTCCTTTCAATGATCTTTCCATCAATATCTTTAACAATTATGCAGTGAGTTGCACAATCAAGACATGGATCATATGATCTCATGATGACTTCGGCATATTCCTGAGGCGAACCCTCTATAGCTTTACCTATAGTTGGAATATTCCAAGTTGTGGGAGATATTATTTTGTAGTCCCTCATTATTCCGTTATGGTCAGTTTTTGCTGTATGTATTAAAGTTCCTCTTGGAGCTTCATATACCCCTACACCCTCACCTTCTTTAACGATAATGTGATCCGGTTTTGTCTTACCATTGACATCTAATTGATCCAATAGTTCTTCGGCTCTATATGCCATAACTAACATTTCTCTTGCTCTTGCAACATTGATATAAAGTGCAGAATCGCCAGAAAATCTTTTGAATTTGATAAATCTTGCTCTTGGCCCTGTTTCAACTGTTTCACCATAATAGAGAGGAATCATTGTATTGGTCATTCTGCCTTCTTCCTCTTTTCCGTAAAATCTAGAAGGTATTACTTCTCTTATTGCCTCAATGTTGATCTCTTTTCGATCGCCATATGTCATGTGTGTGGCCAGAATACTGGAATTATATATCCCAATGTTATTTGGTAAATTTTCAAGTTTCTTTTCTATTGATTCAATAAATAAGTCTTTTTGTAGGTGTGCATTTTTCTCATATTTTCTGACAAGTCTATACAAACTTGCTGCTGCCCTTTGGCTTATATTTGTATTAAATCCACCTACACAGTAATTGGAAGGATGAATTGCCTCTCCCCCCACAATATCCTTCATTTTTTGCCCAATTCTTCTCAGTTCTTGAATTCTCTCTATTGAATCTTTCTTAATTTTTTCATCGTCTACTAAGTCATTAAGAATTAGAAATTGATGAAGTGCATGATCTTGCATCTTACTTGCAAGACCTAAAATTTCTCTTAATATTAATGCGTCTTGGGGTATTTCAAGTCCAAATGCGTCTTCTAGTGCTTGGCATGATGCTTCAGCATGAGATACTGGACATAATCCACATATCCTCATTGAAGCTCTTGGAGTAAACTCATAAGTTCTACCCAAAGTCAATGATTCAAAACTTCTTACCATTGTCGTTGAGATAAAATATGCTCTTTCAACTATTCCCTCTTCATCCACATGCAGGACAAGTTTTGCATGCCCCTCGTGCCTAGTTGTTGGGTCAAGGTTCACAATCCTCTCCCCCGTGTTCTCCATATTATTCCTCCATAATAATTATTCTTTGTATTTATATACATTTAAATATTGCGGTAATAAAAAATAAAAATTTTGATTATTACACAATGAGAGCAAAAATATTCGGATATTACTTGTTTTCTAGTCTAGATTCCAAAAATTTTTTTAATTTTAGATAGTCGTTTTCTATGCGTATTGGGCATCCACGTCTGCCGTCTACATCTTTCATTGATTCTGGTAGTTTTGGTTCAAAGCCTAGAAGTGTTTTTATTTCTTCAGGGAACTTTGCAGGATGTGCTGTTTCTAAAGAGATACATAATGGATAGTCTCCATTGGCTCTCAAATACAATTCAAGTCCGGCCCAACCAACAGCGCCGTGTGGCTCTAAAACTACATTATATTTTTCATAGACGCTCTTTATTGTATCTCTTGTTTTTTGGTCAGATATACTTACTGAAAATATGTTTGTTTTCATTTTTTTAATATCAGGATATTTGTGAACTTTACCTGATTTATCAACAGTTCCCCCATACAATTCAAAAAACCGAGCCAGATTTGAAGGATGTCCTACATTCATTGCACTTGATATACAAGCTTTTGATGAAGATAATTTCTGATAATTTCCATTATTTAGATAAATAGGAAATTCATCATTTTCATTTACTGCCATTATAAGTTTATGAAGAGGCAATCCCATCCTTCTTCCAAATTCACATCCAAGAGAATTGCCAAAGTTACCTGAAGGAACGGAAATTAGGACTTTTTCGCCTTCTTCTGATTTTTCAAGATATGAATAAAAATAATATACCATTTGTGGCAATATTCTTCCTATGTTAATCGAATTTGCAGATGTTAGATTCAAATTTACTAAATCCTTGTCCTGAAATGCCATTTTTACGAGATTTTGACAATCGTCAAATTTTCCATCAACAGCTAGTGTTGTTACGTTGTTTCCTATTGTATCAAGTTGTTTTTTTTGTCTGCCAGATACTTCACCCTCAGGATATAAAATAAATACATTAATACCTTTTACTCCCTTGAAAGCTTCACCGACTGCACTGCCGGTGTCCCCAGAAGTTGCAACAAGGATATTCAATATTTTTTTATCATCTTTTAAGGCCCCCATAAGCCGCGCCATCATTCTTGCTGCAAAATCTTTAAATGAAGCGGTTGGTCCTTGATCTAGCCTTAGAACATAATTCCTATCGTGGACTTTTTCAATAGGCACTCTAAAATTGTATGCTTCTTTACATAATTTAAGAAGATGATCAGAGTCTATATCAGCATAAAGAAATTTCTCTAAAATTGCATGTGCTACTTCAAAGTATCTCTTTCCCCTTAGATCTTCGAGATCTCCTTTTGAAATATTTGGTATTCTCTCAGGCATGAACAATCCTGCATCAGGAGCTTGCCCCATAATAAGTGCATCTTTAAAACTCACAAGGCCTTTAAAGGGTACAAATCCGGCCTCATTGATATTCCTATTAGTGCTATAATACTTAATTCCACCCATAAATCATACTTTTTCAATAGAATTTATAAACTTTATTCAGACGGTGGAAAAGAGATTTAAAAATAACAGAAAAAGTTGAATGTTTAAAGATAATAAAAATAAATAAAAAATCTTTATGGTTCAAGTCTTCTTCTATCGTGAGGGAATAAAACTCCTTCTCGTATATTCTCAAGATTTAACATCTGCATTATTAGTCTATCTATACCAAGACCAAATCCGCCATGAGGTGGCATCCCAAATCTAAAAGGTTTGAGATATGCTTCAAAAGAAGTTACGGGAAGCCCTTTTTCTTTTATTCTCGTTTTAAGAACATCTACATTATGGATCCTTTGGCCACCTGAACTTATTTCAACGCCTTTGTAGTCAAGATCGAATGCTCTTGCTATTTCATCGTCAAAATTAGTATAAAATGGTTTAGTTGAAAGTGGATATTTTGTCAAGAAGTAAAGGTCATCCCCATATTTTTCCTTTACAATGTTTCCCAATGCTTTTTCTGATTCTGTACCTAAATCTTCGCCGTGGTGAACATTAAACCCACTTTCTTGGAGAAGAGAAATTGCTTCATCATATTTGACCCTCCTAAAAGGCGTAGAAGGAATATTTACTTCAATCCCTAATAAAGAAAGTTCGTCCTTATTATTATCATTGACACATTTTAATATGTGAGAAACTAAATTCTCAAGTATATACATCACGTCTTCTTCATTTTCTATAAACGACATCTCAATGTCTACCGCGTCTGACTCAGATAGATGTCTTCTTGTATTGGACTCTTCGGCTCTGAAATAGTGGGCCATCTCAAAGACCCTGTCCATGCCGGTAGCCATCATGGTCTGCTTGTATAACTGAGGTGACTGTGCTAGAAAAGCTTCTCTTTCAAAATATGAAATTGGAAAAAGTTCAGTTCCTCCTTCTGTTCCTGACGCACTTATCTTAGGGGTCTGAATTTCTATAAAGGACTGACTCAAAAGATATTCTCTTGCAGCCCTTAATAATTCACTTCTTATCTTAAAAATGGCAGTTACTCTTGGTTTTCTTATATCCATGAATCGGTTATCAAGTCTTGTATCTATATCCGCATCAACTTTCTCTGAAGGATCAAGTGGAAGGCTTGGCTCTGCCATATTGATTACTTCAATCTCACTAGGTATTACCTCAAGACCTCCTGGAGCTTGGGGTGACGATTTTACAGTTCCCTTGACTGCAATTACCCATTCCCTCCCTAAAGAATCCATTGATTTAAAAATCTCTTCAGAAACTTTCTTTTTAGGAGCTGTAATCTGAGAAATTCCTCCTCTGTCCCGTAACAAAATAAATTTAATTCCACCAAGATCCCTTCTCTCGTGGACCCAGCCAGCGAGGACTACCTCCTCACCATCTTTTAAATTATCTGAATAACATGTTCTT encodes:
- a CDS encoding Coenzyme F420 hydrogenase/dehydrogenase, beta subunit C-terminal domain; its protein translation is MKPKIGVFQLASCSGCLLSHLDTGKITEFLNDYDVKYYPLVMDAREIPDELDLAVFEGAVGIIEKGNMKLVTEIRQRSKKVAALGACAVTTGILMHSAGNQMPTPETDAFLPISELVKVDYAIPGCPPSAEIIEKFYDAFLRNDEKYLQVFTNIEENSEINIRYITQRALCISCGLCTAVCPTLALSDIEGKPVLRDEICVKCGECRFQCPRSYMPLDYINETVFKDESTSIDEYLGRYMSVYTVRATNPEILKTAQSGGTTTALMHYCLDSRIIDGILTGGKDKEKYWLARSALVTNYDELIETTGTTYNLSPTLNILKDAATSNYLKNIAIVGLPCVHQAVRKLEIYPLSLRSVAEKISLRLGLFCTHNFRYNAMIKMMEELGEIRAEDTYKVDIGAGNYVIYSVSGDIQKIPIDVVREYEQESCSICTDFTAELSDISIGSIGAPEGWNTVIVRTKTGQKAFEAAAKEGYLEIGKEGKIPVDIEIVKKLSKIKKNRSKKKLENRKKYNLKVPF
- a CDS encoding hydrogenase maturation protease; the protein is MEYLGKETLILGCGNPLFGDDGFGPEFIRKLKDEKIENRFTNLVVIDCGSGISPFLNLINSSKHKIKNLYIIDSGNFNGKLGDILILDGKEIASQDFIKSSHSMNVSHEINRFSSNVKLVLVQGKVDPNSMGIEMNEEVRNAIGKVQNIIISFMGGSQ
- the frhA gene encoding coenzyme F420 hydrogenase subunit alpha, with product MENTGERIVNLDPTTRHEGHAKLVLHVDEEGIVERAYFISTTMVRSFESLTLGRTYEFTPRASMRICGLCPVSHAEASCQALEDAFGLEIPQDALILREILGLASKMQDHALHQFLILNDLVDDEKIKKDSIERIQELRRIGQKMKDIVGGEAIHPSNYCVGGFNTNISQRAAASLYRLVRKYEKNAHLQKDLFIESIEKKLENLPNNIGIYNSSILATHMTYGDRKEINIEAIREVIPSRFYGKEEEGRMTNTMIPLYYGETVETGPRARFIKFKRFSGDSALYINVARAREMLVMAYRAEELLDQLDVNGKTKPDHIIVKEGEGVGVYEAPRGTLIHTAKTDHNGIMRDYKIISPTTWNIPTIGKAIEGSPQEYAEVIMRSYDPCLDCATHCIIVKDIDGKIIERRYL
- the thrC gene encoding threonine synthase, giving the protein MGGIKYYSTNRNINEAGFVPFKGLVSFKDALIMGQAPDAGLFMPERIPNISKGDLEDLRGKRYFEVAHAILEKFLYADIDSDHLLKLCKEAYNFRVPIEKVHDRNYVLRLDQGPTASFKDFAARMMARLMGALKDDKKILNILVATSGDTGSAVGEAFKGVKGINVFILYPEGEVSGRQKKQLDTIGNNVTTLAVDGKFDDCQNLVKMAFQDKDLVNLNLTSANSINIGRILPQMVYYFYSYLEKSEEGEKVLISVPSGNFGNSLGCEFGRRMGLPLHKLIMAVNENDEFPIYLNNGNYQKLSSSKACISSAMNVGHPSNLARFFELYGGTVDKSGKVHKYPDIKKMKTNIFSVSISDQKTRDTIKSVYEKYNVVLEPHGAVGWAGLELYLRANGDYPLCISLETAHPAKFPEEIKTLLGFEPKLPESMKDVDGRRGCPIRIENDYLKLKKFLESRLENK
- the aspS gene encoding aspartate--tRNA(Asn) ligase → MLKRTCYSDNLKDGEEVVLAGWVHERRDLGGIKFILLRDRGGISQITAPKKKVSEEIFKSMDSLGREWVIAVKGTVKSSPQAPGGLEVIPSEIEVINMAEPSLPLDPSEKVDADIDTRLDNRFMDIRKPRVTAIFKIRSELLRAAREYLLSQSFIEIQTPKISASGTEGGTELFPISYFEREAFLAQSPQLYKQTMMATGMDRVFEMAHYFRAEESNTRRHLSESDAVDIEMSFIENEEDVMYILENLVSHILKCVNDNNKDELSLLGIEVNIPSTPFRRVKYDEAISLLQESGFNVHHGEDLGTESEKALGNIVKEKYGDDLYFLTKYPLSTKPFYTNFDDEIARAFDLDYKGVEISSGGQRIHNVDVLKTRIKEKGLPVTSFEAYLKPFRFGMPPHGGFGLGIDRLIMQMLNLENIREGVLFPHDRRRLEP